In the genome of Fusarium poae strain DAOMC 252244 chromosome 1, whole genome shotgun sequence, the window GAGCCTCAGCTAAAGGCAGATAGCGATGCATCCGGATTTCCTTCTTTGGCAATCATGGCCACCGAAGCTCCTTACAGACTACCAGCAGAGCTTGACCTCAGTCGACTCACCTCTTGCCTCGAGGCCAGGAAGTTGGCAGCAGAGGATCACGTCTGGTCACTCCGCGAAGATCCTGCGTACTTTGCCGACCAATTCCGCGAGATACAAGATCATCGACAGGAAATGCTATCTGATACTCAGGGAAAGCCTCATCCAGCGACTCAGAAGCTTCGTGTGAACACTCTCTGGACGCGTGTCACTTTTTCTATGATGATGGATGCTTACGCAAATCTCGAAACGCTTACTGAACTTCATCGCCAAGCTCAAGATCTCAGCGCCATGCAGAAAAAGTTCGAAAAGGAGATACAGGCCACGAGGGAGCTGCCCAAGGAGTATATGGTTGCACTCCTTCGTTTCAGGTATAACCTACAACAGGCCTCTAAAGGACCGTTGGAGAACCTCAAAATCACTGTGACTGCCTCGCCGCCGATGCGCAAGTTCTTTGTTCGCGACCCCCCTCCCGACTCAGAAACTACCAAGATCTTGATAAGAAGCAAGCCCGGTGTCAAGATGGACAAAGTTGAAAGCCACCTGATCTGGCTCCTTCGAATACTCTGGGAAGATGACTACGAACTATTTCTCGCGCATCCGCCGATCGTGGTAGACGAACTGGAGCGTCTATTGCAAGCCGAACCTAAAGCTGATGCGCTTATATCTGCCCACGTAGCCAAGACGATCGGAGAGTTGGCTATTCTGACGCAGTGCCAGAAGCAGCTTGAGCTTTACCAGCCATGGGCCCAACAGTTTGAAATGGCTTCCCCGGAACATGAAGAGAGTTTCAAGAAGGATTTCATTGCCCTGCAAAAGCCAATGACACAGCTTCATGGCGCATTTCTACAAAAGCACCTAGATAGCGCCGCAAGACTAGGCGAGCCATCTGGTGGAAAGTTCACCTACCCTTACGATAAGCGACGCACAAAAGAGACCGTAGACGCCCTGCGACAGGCTGAGGCGAATCTCGATATGTTTTGGGCGAATGTGGACAATGTAACCAAAGCCAGGGTCACATTATTCGAAGGCACAGCGTTGTATCGCCTTCTTTCGCAACCGCGCATTTTGAGACGAACTGCAGAGTGGGTAGATCCTGTGAAGAAAAGTGAGAGTGTCGAGACTAGCTTGGAGAAAGATATCTGGGCTCTCAACCGCCCTATGTCAAATCTGTTCCTTGGACAGTCTGAGCAAACGGGGCAAAACTCTAGTTCCAGAAGCGTTCggtccaagaccaaggtcaaAACCAAGGGTGAAGGATCTCAAGTGCCCATCAACACTCAACCAGTCGACGCCCCAGATTTCGAAACAGCCACCGATAAGCAGCCAACTTTTTTCGTTAATGCACGAGTACTAAAAGTATTCCGCACACTGTTCTTCAACCCTGAAGTAACATCAACACCAGGTTCCGTTCCATGGCATGACTTTCTCTATGCTATGACTTCTACTGGTTTTCAAATCGAGAAGCTCTACGGTTCAGTTTGGCAGTTTTCTCCTACTAGTGAAAGTATGAGTGTTGAGCGGAGCATTCACTTCCACGAGCCTCATCCCAAGGGTAAGATCCCTTTTGAGGTTGCTCGACGCCATGGTCGTAGATTAACGCGTGCTTATGGTTGGCATGGTAGTATGTTTGTGCTGAAAGAGAAGGAGTAAAGTGTACTTAGTTGATAGACATGTCGTGAGTGTTAGAGAAGgtagaaaaagaaatagaATTGGGCAACCATTGTTGCGGAGCCAGCAAGATGTATCTCGTGTATTGGACATTCGGATATGCAGATACAATACAACGCGGGATTGTTCGCTGATCTACGAATAACTTTGATGCTCCGTTTCACGAGATGTTTATTTACACAATTCTCATGTCCGAAGACCAATCATGTCGCATGTTGAGGATGATCTCTGACACTCAGCCCCCAAAAGGATCGACATGCTGTATATTCCCTTGATTCCAGCCCTTAACGTCATCCCCACATACCACGCAGAGACTTGCCATGTTGCATGGCAATGCTTACGGGTGGTGCAGAATTGGTCATTGAAGCAGTTGGCAGCCTGCATGGCTGTACAACAATAGAGACATTGTCTCGGCGCCCTTCTGAACCACATACTTGCTCGGAAATGCACCAATACCACCCAGTCCACTAACTAACAGGCTCACTGCACCAGGATCAAACTGTGGCTAGGGAGGTACGTGGACGTGCGGACCTAAATCGTCATCCACAAAGGAGAGAACAAGTTTACCCATGACCCCACACACTTTATGAAGGCCGTCTTTATTGGCTATATGTACTGCTATCACAGTGATGGTTCTGCAGAAGTGAGGAATGTGACCATAACTTGATCATGATCAAGTCCAATGGCAATCTTGCTTCAGCCGCCCATTTTACATGATGTTAGAGTCCTGTCCTCATCTGACACGATCGCAGTGCAGCGAGCAGCCGGATGAAGATCACTGGTAATTCCATGATTCTGTTATAAGATTAGTTTTTTCAACTTTATCTTCCCAACCGTAACCGTTCTCGATCACGCCTTTAAACTTGAAAGCTTATTTTGCTTTTTGACACATTGAGTTGAAATCACTCAAAAGTATTACCGAAACCAATATATAGCCATGCCTCCTTACCCGTCGAAGCACCACTGTCCAGTCTGCAAGAAAAGGACAAAGCAAATGTCCAGGAACGGCCATTGTACCAAGCACCAAGGGACTTGCGCTGATGGTCACACCGAGTGGGTgcagaccaagaccgaggCGTGCGAGCAATGTGACAAGGCCTACGACGAAAATTGTGCCAGGTGTGACAAATAATTATCTTCCTGTACGCTTGCTTTGACCAAAGCCTTACCCGTACTCTGTACTCTGTTTCTGACGGTTGTTCTACGAGTAGCTGCATTGGATGGATTTAGGTTATGTGTGCGATCTGGTACTGTCCTGGCCTGCCCGGTCATGTTTAGTGGACAGCAAGGGCGTGTGGAAGTGATTGTGAGTTGCGGGGAATGTGGACGTCATCAATCAGTTGTGTTTAAATAATTTGGTCTCATTATCTGGCCCAAGTACTGTGCTCTGAATCAAGCAACTGCGGCTATAGTCTAGATATCGTATGTGTCAAATTCAAAATTATTGGAATCCATTTACAGCTATGCTTCCAGCCCTTTGTTCTCGAGTACTCAATCCTGTATTTTTGTTGTAGTCATCGGTGCAGCTGAGTCCATAGGAAGTCCTTCATCAGAGTAAAACTCGGCTTTGTAGTCAAGTCTACCTGAATATGCAAGACCCGTTCCGTCTCTTAGCGACTTTAGGTAGTAAGTCGCTGACTGAATAAGAGTGTCTTCCGAACACTGCATTGTCATGAATGAATCATGAAAGCTGTTGAGGAGAAAGCATTTCGCATTAATGGCTGCAATAAAGACTTTTCGAGCCTCTGAGTCGGGCAACCCGTTGAATATCTGCGAAATGAAATGGCCCCGGAGAATCGCATTCTCAGCATACAAGTGCTTCGACCATGATACATCCTGGATGAAAATGGGGTATTCGTAAAGATAGTACAGCGGGCCGGTATGAGAAAATTCGAAATCAATCAGACCCGTAAGCTTTGGGCCTGAACCATCTGGAGAGTCCAGAAATAGCATATTCTGAGCGTCAAAGTCGGCGTGGATAAATGCAAACGGAGGCTTGAGATAGACAGCGTTTCCACGGTGTACATAAATTTCCAATTCTCTCTTAATTTGCTGGAAGAGCTGTGCCAACTCGGACGATTCAACTGTGTCTGGCGATATGAAAGATTCCAGATAGGCAAGTGACGAGTCGAACGGTCCCTGGGGTTCTTTGTAGCGAGGGCTCAGAATTGGACCAAGGCCGTCCTGAGTGAGACATCCGATTTTGTCAAATCTGAGGGAAGCGAACTCGACGATAATGGATGCAATCTCGGACAAAGCCACTTTCTTCTGGTCAAGTGACATGTCATCCCAGGTCTTGTAAAGATGACGACCGGGGAGCCTTTCCATGAGAACAAAAGCAGCGCCAACAGTATTTTCGGGGTCCAGGTCTTGATAATAGATCTCGGGAACAGGAATGCTGGTGTGCCGCTTGAGGTATCGGATAGTGGCAACTTCACTCTCCTCTTTCGTATCATTTCCCTTGACGCGGGCGAAACGGGCAATACAAGAGTATTTAGCGCGTTTGAGTGACTCATACGGTGTCGCATCAGTTTCCTCGAACCCAAGCGCAAATATCTCATGCCAGGAGCCTCTCGTGAGTCGTTCAACGGTAGTGCATGTTGCGCGCATGGCCTCGGTCGCGCGGATCTTAAGCTCTTTTATGTTTAATTCGAGCTCAGGTGGCTCGTCGGAGTCGTATTCATCATCGGCACTAGAATAAGAAGACATCTTTGCTGCGTAGATGGAAAagtgaggaagaaagaaagaaacaggCAGTCATTAAAGTGGTATAATTGAAAATAAGGGAGCTGTGATCTATGCGTTATGTGAAAATAAATCGAGCTATCAGTAGTATAGATTAAAACATGGTAACTCACTTAAAAGATATATGCTTCTACATAATATATGTAAGAATATTGAGACACTACAACTGATGTAGGGTAggttttatttattatttttataacttttCCTTCAAGAACATATCAacataatttatacttatttaacCCTTGTGGAATCCCAACAATTATCGCGTTAATAACTCCCTGTAACTCATAATACAGTAGTAAGAAGGCGTCTACCTTATAGAATCGTTTATCTACATTTCAGTGCATCAGCATCTTCCAATACAATCTCTCCATCCTCAGTGTAGCCATAAACCAGTCATCTCCAACCTTCTTCCACGTCTCATGATAGTATCCGCCACCAGTCCCATGAACACCTGATTCAGCATTCTTGTTACCCGCATGGTATATAACCGACCAAATAGCCTTGATCTCATCTGGCGCGACCTGCTCCATTTCTGGAGGGCCGATGTTGTGAATCGCCtgtatttctttattttcatTGTTAAAGAAGGCAGCCCATTCATCTCGCGACGACCATGAAAAGGTCGTGCCGTCCCTTATAATCACGCTTCCATCAGGGTCGTGGAACGAGTATGTCGCGTTGGGGAGCATGATACTGTCAAACTTGTCCCATTGTTGAGTGTCAGCGAGACGGCAGTATTTAGCCTTCTTTTGTGATATGATGGCGTATGCCTCTGGTGAAACTGCCATCTTCTTTTTGAAACGAATTCCAGTGACTATGTCTTTCAACTTGAGTAATGACCAACTACTGAACAAAAATGTATATGATCGTTTTGCGAGATAGTGCGGGGTTTTTGTGAAGGAAAAAAGTGAAATGAGATGAGAGATCTTCACTGAAGTCATGCTCATATATAGAAAGACAAGTTGCATTAGTCAGGCTTGGCTTTCACACCATTGTAACTCCATATCCTTGCAGTTGCGGTGCtgcttcctcttctgggTGTTTTGTTCGGACAAGGTTCTAGACCGGGATAATTTGCTGACACGACCCATATCACAGATATAGTTTCACATGGTCTATCTATCATTCAATGGAAAAACCGCCTCAAATTCTGTTCTTTAGACTATATACATGATCCGCCAATTATATGGGCATGTCACTCAATCCAATTGCCGACAATGTTGTGTTGTAAACCCAGCTTCTAGTTGGAACTAGCCCTGTTGTACTTGCCAAGAATATTCATACCTCTCAACGAGGCAACAAAAAGCACCAAGGTGACGATTTCCAATAACATAACACCCAAACTTGCAGCATAGGTAAAAGTCTGCAGGAGAAGCGATTAGTACTTTAAATAGGATCAATGATGTAAACGGTTATCTCACCATCTCTGTACACAAGCTTGCCCAAGGTATGTAGCTTTGTCGCGAATTGTTCTGGCATGACCAAGACCAAAGATCCCAGTGATTGTTCTTGAGGACTTCTTTATCAACGATAAGGTAAACAGATGCTGCGATCCAACCAGCGATAACAAGTCCGGAGCTAACAAAGACAGCGATATTGTGTACTGCTCCATCACGCATCGAGCGGAACTATGATATAATTAGATAGAGTATGATTGGGATCTCTCGGAACACTTACAAAACTGAGACGCGTGACGAGAGCGACGATTTGAACGATGGATGCAAAAATGGCCATAGCCAGCATGAGCCACGTTGACAGCATCTTGATAGAGGGCCATCGAGTTCGCACCCACCCATCTTCGTTCCTGTCAATGGAGTTGTGTGTTGTTTGCCAAACATTGACTCCATGTGCCAGTAAACCCAGAATACTCAGATTGACGAGGAGAATGAGAACTCGCAAAGCGAGGCGGATGCTATCCAGAGCACCTCCTTTCGACTTTGGTGGCGCCCGGCGCTGTTTGAGAAGAGAATGTTCATCTGAACTCAGACGAGCTGCCTTTTCGACATGAGAATTGTCGACTTCATCATGAGGGTCAAGTCGGTTCGAGTATGACTCGTATCCAGAGGGCGCGCTCAAGTCCATGATCAAAATAGAGTTGTTGGATAAGCTTATGTCTAGTCCTCCAAATAGTGTTTTGCAAGCGGGGaccttatattcttatttgaCTGTCATGTGTCAAACCCCCAATGGTTTGGCTGCGGGTCAGAATAGAGATATTTGAGAACCCTAGGTAATCGGCGAAGTCAGCCTCGCTTGGCGTGAGATGAGACAGTCCTGACAGCCAACACTGCCTCACCTCATAACCCAATGACATTGAAGGGAAATCTGAGTCAGCCTACCATCAGCCCTAGGAGAAAATCCTCATCCAAAGTCCCAAATCTAATTGCAGAAGGATTTGATTAGTTTTAGACTTGTCCCACTGAATTGCTGATGCGTGGCGCAGTTTCATCAGCACTAAACGACCACGTTACCGTTTAGTGTCCCACTAAAAGGAGGAACTTACCGACCCATGACCCTTGTCAGAGCTCTATTTCCGTCCGGGCTGAGTAGTGATTCCTTTCGACGTGGAGCAATTTGCACCAGTTGGTAATCGTGAAAATGTCTTAAACTTAGTTATGCATAACAGGACAAAAGTCTGAGCAACCACAGCCTCACCGACTGAAATAAAGAAGGAAGATTTGAAATTAGATACACAGTAGTGCTGACATTAGACGGGGGCTGAAAATATTTGGTCACCGACAAGCCGATATCAACTTGTCTTGACCAGAGGACGAAACATATAAGAACAATTACATCTCTGTTGAGAaacaatcatcatcatcaatcaattcagCATCAACAGTCACTTGCATAGCAACATCTTAACAGCTTCTATTTCTTACTACAAATATTCCATTGATACCCTTTTCATTTTCACCACCACTCAACAACCACCAAAATGCAGTTCACATCTATCCTCCTCCTTGCCAGCACAGCTCTCGCAGCTCCTTGGGCACCTCAGTCTTCTGCTCACCAGGCTAGAGCTGATAGCATTGATGACATGCTTCCCCCCATTGTACCAATCAACACACGAAGTGGTGACCGAGATCTCATCTCCAAGATCATCACCGCCCCTACACAAGCCGAACGAGTCAAGCTCTTGAACGAACCTGGCGATTTCGTCTTTGACTTTAGAGCCGCCACTGGAGCTGGAGAGTCCAAGGGAAAGGGTGGTAGATCCGTCTCTGCCACTTCCCTTACCATGCCTGCTCTTATCGGCAATGGTGCTTCAATGACCGTTGCTTTCCTCGGTCCTTGTGGAATGAACACCGCCCACGTCCACAACAGAGCAACTgagctcaacatcatcgtcaagggCCGCCTCGTGACCAACTTTGTTGTCGAGAATGGCGTCAAGCCCATCGCCAACACCATGGACACATTCCAGATGTCCGTTTTCCCCCAGGGTGCCATCCACCAAGAGTTCAACCCTGATTGTGAGGATGCTGTTTTTGTCGCTGCTTTCGACAATGTCGACCCTGGTGTCAGTCAGGTTGCCCAAAACTTCTTCTCTCTCAATGGAGATGTCGTTCAAGCTACACTGGGAGGCGTCCAGACCATCGATGGCAAGGACATTGAGTCTTTCCGTGAGCACATCCCTGCCAACATTGCTCTTGGTATCGATGCTTGCCTTAACAAGTGTGGTCTCAAGAGGAACGCTAAGCGAGACTTGAGTGAGCTGTTGAACTAGAATGATATTGAAATAATTATGTGGGTAGTTGTGGTTTGAGTGTCGGATAGAATGGTCTTGTACATATTTATCAGTTTCATGTCTATAATTTAGCGCCTGTTATAAATTCAACTCTTTAGAATGACAATTGATACTCCATCTCATGTGAAGTATTGGACTGCGTTTCTGTCGGTTATCAATCATCATTCTCACAAGCCCATGAAATCGCTCAATTTAATTTACAGAGCACGCATCTAAATCTCTAAACTTTACAGAAACGAATGGGTTTGGTGGCTCTGAATGCCAGGCCGCTTGCCTCTTCCTGAAATATTGTATCGGGTAAACCTAGGCCCCACTCATGTACCATATTCGAGTCACAACCTTCGGTGGGCGGATAAACAATCGTCCTAGTGCGCTACTCCACTCTCTCATTCACATCATCCACATCCATTCACCCTAATCCTTCTCTGTTCCTAATTACGCCAACTCTAGCTCTTCGCCATGTCTTCATCCACCTTCACACCATCATTCTTCCCTCTTTGCTCCTCCAACAACCACCCGCCCCCCAAACGAGGCGGCTAATCGCGCTACAGTCCGCTATAAAATTCCGACTTGTACCTATTGAACGCGCGCCTAAAGCCTCCTTCTTTAGAACAATCGGGGACTGTAGAAGGGGTCTGTTCTGTCTCGCAGTTTTCTCGCTGGAGGCGTTACGGACCGCCTGTCGTCGACGCTGCTCTTCTATTTGGGACCGGTTTTTGTTCACCAGGTAAGTCATTCTCTTGTGGATATACTAACCGTAGAAATGTCGGTCGATTTGCGTCACAGCTCCAAAGCTGTTGCGGCATGGCTCCAAGACGACACGATGCGATTTTTAACAAAGCCCGATCCCAAGACGAAATCCATCATCCTTTCCGCCAAGTTCAATACAGAGGCTGCTTTCTTCGATCTAGAGGTGCCTGTCACACTCAAGGGCTTAGGAAGCAACAAGGCCTTTCTCCGTATTTGCGCTTCGACTATCGCATCCCTGGTGCTATCAAGGAGCCCAACAGCTATGCCGGCAGGGATACAAGA includes:
- a CDS encoding hypothetical protein (TransMembrane:4 (i60-81o112-135i147-169o206-227i)), with the translated sequence MDLSAPSGYESYSNRLDPHDEVDNSHVEKAARLSSDEHSLLKQRRAPPKSKGGALDSIRLALRVLILLVNLSILGLLAHGVNVWQTTHNSIDRNEDGWVRTRWPSIKMLSTWLMLAMAIFASIVQIVALVTRLSFFRSMRDGAVHNIAVFVSSGLVIAGWIAASVYLIVDKEVLKNNHWDLWSWSCQNNSRQSYIPWASLCTEMTFTYAASLGVMLLEIVTLVLFVASLRGMNILGKYNRASSN
- a CDS encoding hypothetical protein (SECRETED:SignalP(1-15)), producing the protein MQFTSILLLASTALAAPWAPQSSAHQARADSIDDMLPPIVPINTRSGDRDLISKIITAPTQAERVKLLNEPGDFVFDFRAATGAGESKGKGGRSVSATSLTMPALIGNGASMTVAFLGPCGMNTAHVHNRATELNIIVKGRLVTNFVVENGVKPIANTMDTFQMSVFPQGAIHQEFNPDCEDAVFVAAFDNVDPGVSQVAQNFFSLNGDVVQATLGGVQTIDGKDIESFREHIPANIALGIDACLNKCGLKRNAKRDLSELLN